The Pseudomonadota bacterium genomic sequence AATCTAACCTCTGCATCAGACCCAAATGCGGAGCCTAAAGCTTGCGTCAAATGAAGAAGAGAAGGATCAGCTCCCTCAAACTTATTTAACTCCAAATAAGCACCGCCGGCCAAATACTCAAAAACGATTGCTGGATCCGGACGGAAAATTGGCTGTAGGTCCCTATTTATTCCACCAAAACAATACTTTTCTGCTGGAACTGCCAAATCCTTTTTAGTTAGTTTTAAAGTCTTGCTTGACCAGAGCTTAGAATTGTTCAGCCAAGTATTTACCTCCTTCCAACCAAAAAGATGAGCGGTTTTTTCAGCTTGACCGCCCACAAACGCGGGGGCCTCGTTGAGGTGTTCCTCAAAAAATGTCTCGACCGAGAGCGGATCGAGCAAACCGCGTAAATTCATGTAGTTCTGCATCACACTGGGACCGCCGAAAATAAATAGATATAAATTCACCATAGTGTAAACTATCTGAGCGAACCCACCAACCAGTCAGGTGCCTGCGTGCCAAGATGTCGCGTTAAAACAATTTTCTATTTATCGGTTCTTAAAGATGTTTCCAGCCTCGCCACCTAAATGGCTCCGTCCCGCTTCAGAATATGTCCCTCTCGTAATCTTCTTTGCTGCCTTTTACGCCGGAGGAAAAGACCTCATAACGGCAACAGCAGCTTTTATGATTGCAGTATTCATTCTTAGTGCGGCTCTACTGATATGGCGTCAAAAACCGCCGGCAATGTTCATGGTTACAACGGCTATCATCCTGATTTTCGGGGCTTTAACTTTGTGGTTTGATGATGAACGTTTTATCAAGATGAAGCCCACTATCGTTCAGGGTTTATTCGCAGTTAGCTTAATCACCGGCCTATTACTAAAGAAGCCTTTGTTAAAATCACTTTTAGGATCGGCGTGGAGCCTAGAGGAACGTGGGTGGCAAATATTAAGTTTCAGATACGCGGTATTTTTCACTTTTATGGCTGCATTAAATGAGATTGTTTGGCGCAATGTATCGACAGAGATTTGGCTCAATTTTAAAATATTTGGAATTTTAATTCTAACTTTTCTTTTTACCGCCTGCCAGATACCTCTTTTTTCCCGTTACAAAGCCGCTGCAAAAAAGAACAATTAGAAATCTACTACTTATTCCAATCATTGTCCGGGTTGCTAAAAGGTTGGCCACGACTCTTTCCTTCAGACGCATGGTGATGGTTAAGAGCCCAACTGACTGATGGGAAAGCTAAGTCCTCCCAAGGTATATGCTCCCAAGCAAAAAGAGCCACTTCAAGGCTTTCAATTCCAGGAGCAAATACCCGATTACTCAATTCTGCGTTATAAATCATCTGCACCTGACTTATGTGGGGAATGTTGTAGACCGCAAGGAGCCCATGAATAATTATGTCGGCACAAGCCTCCTCCATGACTTCTCGCCGAGCACCATCTACAACGGTCTCATTCAACTCCAAATACCCAGCAGGTATAGTCCAATATCCCTTCCGAGGCGATATTGCCCGTCGACATAGCAAATACTGTTCCTGCCAGACCACCACCGCGCCTGCAACTATTTTGGGGTTATCATACAGAATATAGCCGCATTCAGGGCAGACCATTCTTTCACGGGTATCATTCCTTGGGACTTTCGCAACACGCGGTCCAATCGTTACCCCTTTATCTAACTCTCCCATATCTTTTCCCTCATAACCAATAGCCCTCAAACTAATATCATCAAAAAAAATCCATAACTGAAATACCGAGATTAAAAACTTCCAATGCACATTCCCTAATGCCCATCACTAATTCCCTGAACACAGAAATAATTTAAATTATCCCGAGCTCGACTACACCCTCCCCGAATAAATTCCTGATTTGGATAAAACCCAAGTTCTTGGAATTGAGGCCCCCTCTTTTAAGCAGATCGTTTTCTAGAAATCTGCGGCTCAGGCAGCATTACTTATGCAGGTCACTTCTATGCCTCACAGGAGAACCATGACCTCAATCGCCCACTCTCAACTATTTTCCTGTTCCACTGAGTGCTGCTACACCAGGCAGTTGTTTTCCTTCCAGCCACTCAAGAAATGCACCGCCAGCTGTCGAGACATATGTGAAATCCTTGGCGACTCCAGCTTGATTCAAAGCTGCCACCGTATCACCCCCTCCAGCAATTGAAGTCATGACGCCGTCTCTTGTCAGCTTAGCAGCCGTTATAGCGATAGCATTTGTACTTCGATCAAATGGGGGCACTTCAAAAGCCCCCAATGGCCCGTTCCATAACAAAGTTCTACATTCAGTCAGTTTGGTAGAAAGGCCAGACACACTCTCCGGTCCTATATCAAGAATCATTTTATCTTTCGGAACACCTGCTAGTTGTACAACGTCCGTATATGTCCCTGTCTCTAAAGCAGGTGCAATTACCACATCAGACGGCAAGACGAGTTCACAACCCCTATCATCAGAATCTGCAATAATCTCTCGCGCCGTGCTTACCATATCATTCTCAATCAGGCTCTTGCCTACATCAACGCCGATTGCACGAAGGAAAGTATTGGCCATTGCTCCACCGATCACCACAAAATCCATTCGTTCGGTTAAATTGCCGAGGACTTCAAGCTTAGTTGAGATCTTTGCACCGCCGACTATGGCGCCAACTGGCCTTTTGGGATGCTCCAACGCAGAACTAAGAGCCGTCAGCTCTGCCTGCATATTGATTCCAGCAACACTCGGCAATAGGGAGGCAAGTCCAGCCGTCGATGCATGAGCCCGATGAGAGACCGAAAATCCATCGTTCACATATATGTCGCCTAGCTCAGCGAGCTCTGAAGCAAAGACCAAACAATTAGTTTCTTCTCCCGAGTGAAACCGCAGATTTTCTAGGACCGCAATCTGACCCTGCCCCAATGTCCTGACCGTTTCTTTGGCAGCTGTTCCTATGCAATCACATGCAAATGCCACAGATCTACCGTTTAACACCTTGGATAAGGCATTTGCTACTGGCTTAAGTGACAGTTCGGGTATTTTTTTACCCTTAGGGCGACCAAAGTGAGACAATAAGATTACACGGGCTCCTTCTTCAATCAGTCTATCGAGGGTCGGCTTTAAGCGTTCCAACCGAGTCAAATCACTTACAGAACCATCGTGAACGGGAACATTTAGGTCCGCTCGAACCAACACCCGCATACCTTTAACGTTTACATCATCAATAGTTTTATACATTGCCTTACTTTCAACAGCATACATGCTTGGGTAACGGATTTTTCCTTTGAGGGCAACGCTTGGACTAGATTTAACAAGGAAGACGTCTACAATTAAATACATGGCTATGTCATTTGAAAAATTTTCTTACGCGATCTCGCAGCGATTGCGCTATGGTTGGTTTCTTGCAAATCATGCTGCAACGATGCGCTTATCAAGACCTGCCCGGCGCCCAGCGAGCTCGACAGCAAATACCTTTCCATCTGCTCGGGAGATATCGTCGGATCTTTCAAGCCTATTTTCCCGTGACTGGGCCAATATCGAAGCTGGCTTGTACGTTGCGCCAGAACAACAATGGCCTAATCCTATTCGCGTTTTAAAAAAAACTAGGGCTTATTTTCGTGATTTAAAAAAAGTTAATAAACGTATAGGTGCCGGAAACAGTCGTGAAGTGGCCCAATCGCTTCGTAACACTTCTTTACCGGCCTATTATCTTCAAAACTTCCACTTTCAGACTGACGGCTATCTCAGCGAAGCGTCAGCTGAACTATACGATTATCAGGTAGAGGTCCTTTTCAGTGGGGGGGCTGAGACGATGCGACGTCAAGCTTTAGTTCCTCTACGCGCAGCATTCTGTGGAAAAAATATCCGTGACATTAATGTTCTAGATTTAGCCTGTGGCACCGGACGATTTATGGCAAACATAAAACAAAATTATCCGCGCCTTGCAGTTTCCGGTATTGACCTCAGCGCACCATATTTACGTCTCGCAAAGAAAACTCTCAAACATTGGTCACGCTTTGAACTGGTCCACGGTAATGGTGAAAACCTCCCCTTCTCGGATGAAAGTTTTGACGCAGTAAGCTGCATTTACTTGTTTCATGAGCTGCCTCGGCCTGTTCGTCGCAATGTTACAAATGAAATTTATCGTGTCCTCAAACCAAAGGGACGGTTCATCTTCGTCGACTCATTACAGCCAGGAGACCACCCACCTTTCGATTCCTTGTTGGCTCATTTCCCTTATGCAACTCATGAGCCGTTCTATACGGACTTTCTAAATGATGATCTTGAGCACTTGTTTTGCTCGGCAGGCTTCAGAATACATTCGTTGGAGCGCGCATTTTTTTCGCGCATAATGTCATTGATCAAGTAATAATTTACTTATTTAAACTCGCCATGCGGGCAACGATGATTTATGAAATCCTGACTTGAGCTTTATGAACAACGAGTCTACCAGGATTTATGCGTGCCACAATCTCTTCTTAAAGCTACTAAAAAAACAGAAGACGATAGTCTAGAACTTTCCGTAGTCATACCGATGAGGAATGAGGAAGGGAATGTACTGCCTTTAGTGAATGAAGTGAATGCCGAGCTTGCGCAACTCGAGCACTTTGAAATAATTTGTGTTGACGACGGTAGCGATGACAATACAGAAAATGAACTCCGTCAGGCAAGGGCTAGTTTTCCCAAACTCCGCATAATTCAACATATGCAACCCTACGGCCAAAGCACAGCTACAAGGACGGGCATTCGTGCTGCGTATGCACCATGGATTGTTACCCTCGATGGCGATGGCCAAAACCCCCCTTCGGAAATTCTAAGCCTGGTAAATGCCCGAGAGCACGCTTTAGAAAAAACTCCAAAGATTGGACCATTAATGATCGCTGGACAGCGCGCAACTCGAGAGGACAATTGGTTTCGAAAATTTTGCTCTATCGGAGCAAACGGCTTACGAAGCTTGGTGCTTAGAGATGGCATTCGCGACACCGGCTGCAGCTTGAAGCTATTCCGGCGCGATACATTCCTAGATCTTCCTTATTTCGATCACATGCATCGATTTTTACCTGCACTTGTTCAGCGTGCCGGAGGGCATGTCATTACTGTAAATGTAAAACATCGACCGCGCGCAAATGGGCAAACGAAGTATGGTCTTATGAACCGGCTCTGGACTGGCATAGTCGACATACTTGGGGTTCTATGGCTCATGCGCAGGGCAAAACAACCCACCATTAATGAATTGGATTAACTCAAATGGAAGAACTATTTGCAAAGTTGAAAAATATCCTCGCCGACCCCGAAGCAGCAACTTGGTTGGCGGTTGGCTTTGCTGGCCAAGCACTATTTTTTATGCGTTTCTTCGTTCAATGGATCCACAGTGAACGACAGCGCAGGAGCATCATACCGGTCGCATTTTGGTACTTCAGCCTTGGAGGAGGCGCTACACTGTTAGCGTATGCCATTTATCGCGCTGATCCTGTATTTATTGTGGGCCAATTTTGCGGATTATTTATCTACGCACGCAATCTTTACTTCATAATGCGTGCACGCCGTGACCCAGAGTCGCTTTGTTAAAAGATTGATGTTTACCTGAGCATGAAAAAATACTTCGGAAGAATACTTACTTTAAATCTAGCATTTGTTTCATCTAGACACGGAATGCACGCTATTTTGGCTGGTGTAATTTTATGGTGCTGGTTTTTACGCTCGTTTGTCTTCCCCGGAGTCGGGCCCGACGACGCTGAGCAACTTATATTTTCTCAATCATTTGACCTTGGGTATAGCACAGGGAATCCTCCATTAATCACTTGGCTAGTTATTCTTTTTCAGCAAATGTTTGGCGTAAGCGTCATAACAATCATGTCTCTCAAATTCCTTTTGCTATGGCTAGCTTATTATTTGGTGTGGCGCTGTGCTATTCGCGTATTGGCAGACAAACAACTTTCTACCTTGGCAACACTCTCCCTTTTTGCAGTTTATTACATCGCTTGGGATTCAGTGTTTCATTACTCAAACTCTCTTCTGATGATAGTTTTCATAGGCGCAACCTTCTTGAAGATGCTGCAATTAAATGAGAGCCCGACAGCGAAGAATTATGCATGGCTCGGGCTATTAATCGGCCTAGGTTTGCTTGCAAAGTATACTTTTGTTCTTTTTGCCATCCCCTTACTGGCAGCTGCCACCTTTGATTCACAGATTCGTCAAAGAGTAATGCACCCATTCTTTTTTATCACAGTAGTCATAGCTATCGTCATTAACATTCCACATGGCTACTGGATGATTGAAAATCATACCCTATTGCAACAACGCGCGATTGACAGATTTTCTCAAATGGGGAGTGAAAACTTTTTCACAGCAAGAGCTCTGGGCATCTTAGAAGTGGGGCGCATTTTGTTTGATATTTCGATGCCCTTGGTTGCTATTTTAATCGTCATATTTTGGCCCGCCTGTAAGCGGATTAATTGGAAGGAAGAGCCAATTAAACGCTACCACAACATTTTAGCACGCACATTCCTTATTGCTATTGGTTTGACACTTATAGGCTCATTAGTTTTTGGCATCTCTCGGATCCGAAGCCATTACATGATGATCTTGTTACTTTTCCCGATTTTGTTTTTTGCAAGAGTAAAATTCAGTGATATTCGGGCATGGCGCCTAAAAGCATACGCCGCAACACTCACGTCCATTGTTTGTATGATCATTTTTGGGCTTGGGCTGAAATATTTTATTGACCCCAAACGAAGTAGCAAAGCGTACTACAATATTCCCTACTCTGCCTATGCTCAGCAGTTACG encodes the following:
- a CDS encoding septation protein A encodes the protein MFPASPPKWLRPASEYVPLVIFFAAFYAGGKDLITATAAFMIAVFILSAALLIWRQKPPAMFMVTTAIILIFGALTLWFDDERFIKMKPTIVQGLFAVSLITGLLLKKPLLKSLLGSAWSLEERGWQILSFRYAVFFTFMAALNEIVWRNVSTEIWLNFKIFGILILTFLFTACQIPLFSRYKAAAKKNN
- a CDS encoding NUDIX hydrolase → MGELDKGVTIGPRVAKVPRNDTRERMVCPECGYILYDNPKIVAGAVVVWQEQYLLCRRAISPRKGYWTIPAGYLELNETVVDGARREVMEEACADIIIHGLLAVYNIPHISQVQMIYNAELSNRVFAPGIESLEVALFAWEHIPWEDLAFPSVSWALNHHHASEGKSRGQPFSNPDNDWNK
- a CDS encoding phosphoglycerate kinase; the protein is MYAVESKAMYKTIDDVNVKGMRVLVRADLNVPVHDGSVSDLTRLERLKPTLDRLIEEGARVILLSHFGRPKGKKIPELSLKPVANALSKVLNGRSVAFACDCIGTAAKETVRTLGQGQIAVLENLRFHSGEETNCLVFASELAELGDIYVNDGFSVSHRAHASTAGLASLLPSVAGINMQAELTALSSALEHPKRPVGAIVGGAKISTKLEVLGNLTERMDFVVIGGAMANTFLRAIGVDVGKSLIENDMVSTAREIIADSDDRGCELVLPSDVVIAPALETGTYTDVVQLAGVPKDKMILDIGPESVSGLSTKLTECRTLLWNGPLGAFEVPPFDRSTNAIAITAAKLTRDGVMTSIAGGGDTVAALNQAGVAKDFTYVSTAGGAFLEWLEGKQLPGVAALSGTGK
- a CDS encoding class I SAM-dependent methyltransferase, translating into MSFEKFSYAISQRLRYGWFLANHAATMRLSRPARRPASSTANTFPSAREISSDLSSLFSRDWANIEAGLYVAPEQQWPNPIRVLKKTRAYFRDLKKVNKRIGAGNSREVAQSLRNTSLPAYYLQNFHFQTDGYLSEASAELYDYQVEVLFSGGAETMRRQALVPLRAAFCGKNIRDINVLDLACGTGRFMANIKQNYPRLAVSGIDLSAPYLRLAKKTLKHWSRFELVHGNGENLPFSDESFDAVSCIYLFHELPRPVRRNVTNEIYRVLKPKGRFIFVDSLQPGDHPPFDSLLAHFPYATHEPFYTDFLNDDLEHLFCSAGFRIHSLERAFFSRIMSLIK
- a CDS encoding glycosyltransferase family 2 protein: MPQSLLKATKKTEDDSLELSVVIPMRNEEGNVLPLVNEVNAELAQLEHFEIICVDDGSDDNTENELRQARASFPKLRIIQHMQPYGQSTATRTGIRAAYAPWIVTLDGDGQNPPSEILSLVNAREHALEKTPKIGPLMIAGQRATREDNWFRKFCSIGANGLRSLVLRDGIRDTGCSLKLFRRDTFLDLPYFDHMHRFLPALVQRAGGHVITVNVKHRPRANGQTKYGLMNRLWTGIVDILGVLWLMRRAKQPTINELD
- a CDS encoding lipid-A-disaccharide synthase N-terminal domain-containing protein, which encodes MEELFAKLKNILADPEAATWLAVGFAGQALFFMRFFVQWIHSERQRRSIIPVAFWYFSLGGGATLLAYAIYRADPVFIVGQFCGLFIYARNLYFIMRARRDPESLC
- a CDS encoding glycosyltransferase family 39 protein, with the translated sequence MKKYFGRILTLNLAFVSSRHGMHAILAGVILWCWFLRSFVFPGVGPDDAEQLIFSQSFDLGYSTGNPPLITWLVILFQQMFGVSVITIMSLKFLLLWLAYYLVWRCAIRVLADKQLSTLATLSLFAVYYIAWDSVFHYSNSLLMIVFIGATFLKMLQLNESPTAKNYAWLGLLIGLGLLAKYTFVLFAIPLLAAATFDSQIRQRVMHPFFFITVVIAIVINIPHGYWMIENHTLLQQRAIDRFSQMGSENFFTARALGILEVGRILFDISMPLVAILIVIFWPACKRINWKEEPIKRYHNILARTFLIAIGLTLIGSLVFGISRIRSHYMMILLLFPILFFARVKFSDIRAWRLKAYAATLTSIVCMIIFGLGLKYFIDPKRSSKAYYNIPYSAYAQQLRSSGFTHGTIFADWHTNPIAGNFRAQFPKSRVLDYLWTHYTPPKSIKNGKCLIIWTPRSDGSRRREFLNQANLILKSSIDLETPARFLKAEMPPGGRIAQLAFVMVEGQGKCR